The following is a genomic window from Mya arenaria isolate MELC-2E11 chromosome 4, ASM2691426v1.
ggcCTCTTCACACGTGCGATTTACGATTCGTCCTGAACGTTTATTAATTGCAAGGCACTCCAAAACGGTTTCCAGaacaaaatatagtatttttgaGAGGCATAACAAACGGGTTTCCACTAATAAACTAATTAAGCGAAGAATAAAGCAGAAATGTTTTACAGCATGGATCATAATACTAATCGATATACGGTATATTAAGTTCTATTGAGGAATACAAACTCATTGTCGGTGAAATATGTTTCCAAACtcatattcttcttcttctcggCTGCCaagggaatatattttataggTTAGCAATTAGTGTCATCATTGGATTCAGCAAACCTGCTTCAATTAGGTTAGGATATTGATTAGATGTATGAAAAGTAACATCTGAAATAGCATATCTGAATTGTTCTTACATCTCGTTTTGCCATGAATGCCTTTTCAGCACGCAAAAATAACAATCCGGTGAAATTTCTAAGCAGTAGTTTGGATAGTGAATGGACAAGTCGAAATGACGGAATGGAAATGAATGGGAAAATAACAAGAAACGATAGAGAGAAGGCATGAAAGGCATAAAACGACTTATTGGGTGGGATCAAGTACTCGGTTACTGGTTTAAAGTCCCAGTTAACACCCGTGTTTCTGACCGTTCCTAGGCGACTTCTATCTTTGCTTTTTTGTGGCGTTGTGTCTTTTAGAGTTTTACCTTGTTCCTCTAAACAGAGTATTCCCCGTTAAATGATTGGAGACTGGATTTGtacctgtagttttcattattatattatttttaaaccagatagaaataaatgaacaaagaGTTAAATGTCACGATAAAAGACGACATACAAATGCGAGGATTTAGTTTGACttccatacatgccataaaTCTACAGGTTCACACAGTCAGGCACTGTCTGCATGTCtgtcaattaaataaattagcAACCAATAATTCTTCTGAGGGCTATAGGTACTGGTTTATTACTGAACTAATTTGTTCAAATAAGCAGTCATGTTTCTCCTAAATTCTCCGtcatgttgttttatatcaGCGTGCAAATATACCTCtgtaaaaagataaaatcatttttttttatttcttaattttctaTAGAGCACTATCAGATTTCAACATTGTTAGCGCAAAAAGTTTaatggtatgttttttttttattttttactaaacatttaagttcattttacttttgttctttggcaaataaaaaatgataaacgaTTATATTGTAGAAGCGCCTCGAGGTGGCGCAAACATGTTTGATACACAGTCTATAAAGGTCAATACCACTCTGTCGAACTAAAATGTAAGGACCATAAACAAGACTTGAAATGAAAagtgaacaaaatgaatattttcaaacaaggaCAATTCTAGAGCCATGCCTGCAAAGTGAAATGCGCGATCAGGATAGTTTACGCAAATGGTCAAGGTATAAAGCCAAACTCAATGCAAAGAAGTAAGGTAGCTATTAAACCAAACGCTCAAAGAAAAAGAACAGACTACGTAAAAACTGAAAGTGAACGATGGCTGGTTATCGATCATGCCTTGCAAATCATTGTAATTagtgaatacaaatgtataGACAAAACATGAAAGTATGATGACATCAAACGCATGTTTGATCACGTGGGTCCAATTTGTTAGCTATTCCATCGGGTCTTAAAATGATTCTGGCTTGTGGTCATCAAACCGAGCAAGTTCTTTACCGGCTTCTCTGATTCCCAATAAACAAAAAGACAACTCTCTCTTTCAAACGAGAGTGGCTTAGCATAAGTTGGTACAAATTATTCACAGTTGATGTAAGATAAATATAGTCTtaactaaattaaatattatgtttttgtaattttattggTTTAGcttacaataataattacattaaaacataGTGCATAACAAAGCATTGCtaacaaaaacagttaaagCACTGAACACAGTATAAAAAATAGCACATTAATGTATCTAAAGCCTTTGTAGTTTGATCATCCAGACACATTCAATATTGGTTCAAAAGCATTGTGATGCATTTGGCAGCTTTATATAATTGTTACGTTGTGTTGAATCAGGTATTGGTTCTCTAAGAACTGTTTTAATAAGGTATTTAAATACCGACAGGCCGtcaaagttatttaaataagGAATGGCTTTAATTGGTCACGATTTCACAAATGTCCGTATACAAGTCTGCCCGCCTCCAGTCAGGGTCTGAAAGAGAAACAGAAATaagtcaaaaacatttttttttcattttatttttttaactgccGAAAATTAGGCGAATTTCCATCTTGATAATTCTTGAAGTTAAAAGCCAGTAGTGTGTTATCAGAATTGTGTCATACTTTATCGTAATGACTCGATAGGCAGTGTTTATTAGGCGGCGAGAAATGCAACAATTACAGTTACACTGATATGCTATAAGGTGTAAGAAATGTTTACAGCAATGCAATGTTGAGTTGCAAGATTCGTACGAAAGGTTTCTCGACGACGAATTTAGCATTCTGGATAACCTTCCCTGACATGCGAGCAATGACATTAGTTTTACTTCATAAATACGACGTCATGGCGACATATCTTCGACTTCCCTAAAGATATAAAGCTTATTTTAAACCGCAGCTCGTAGCAAACGTCTTGCTAGATAGTGACGATTCGGTAAGATAGTTTATTCGATGTGACtaatatatatggaaaatatgtGATCATAATTAAGCGTTATAATCaactataataaattaacaaagtAGTTTACGAAAATCTACGTTGACCTCTActtgtgtttaaatatcaaatcacGAATATCGTTTAAAAGTCATACAGTCACTCCAAACTAATAAAGACgttttacaaaatcatattgTGAATCAGTTGcgtttaacccccccccccctacgtTACCATATAAACCTAGTCTACAAACACACTAAAATTTTGAATCATACACTACTATCGCTGTATTGTACCGTTCGATCTGGAGAGCGATAACTTCGAGCGTAAATCATTATAACATAAGAACGTACTGATTGAGCATGCTTTCGAGTATGTTAAGAGCGTTTGACATGCAGAGAGAATGTGACTTTTGATTGAAATCAGATTATAAATGACTTATCACACACTTTAATTTAATCTATATAATCTTCTCATGTTGAGGGTGCGATGAATAATATTGCAACTTatagttttgtataaaaaaacagtaaaCGTTGATACGGAATTGGAGCCTTCTGAACAGTCTAAATAGATAATTGATCGCAATAAGAACACTTCTGCTTCCATTCGATGATGAACGCCAGattttaacatcaaaataaacattaagttAATGTTTGGCATTCCATTCATATTAACTCCTGTGACATgctaatgaaataaatgtgacGTCATACCATGGTTAGCGTGCCCCCAGACCCCTGGCGCACGTGTTGACACTCAAAACCATCTCCGGACTGCTTCTCTACCAGTTTGTCTCCGTCAACAGAAAACACAAcctataatatttcaaataattgctAAACACCCCGATTGTAAtctaaaatacaaacaaaggcGTTTGTTATCTACAATAATAacctgtaaaaatataaatattttgtgctGAATCTGATATTTggcttaaaaatataaattattgctCTTTCTATGTATTTATGGAGAAACAAAACTTATAAGGTCTCTAAAATGTCCATGGTAAGtctaatttatttaatactttaaatgctatcaatcttgtttttgtttttgtttttaaacacctacaacaaatacatatgttgtCTTTAGTTAATACAAAATGTGGCACTGCTATGTTGCCCTCATGGCCAAACAAACCACTACAAGGAATATGTTAGTTCATACTTTCACTTTTCGTCCATCAAGCGTGATTGAGTCAATGGCCTGTCCTAGCTTGAAGGTCAGAGACTTTGCGCCCATTACGGTTGAAGACGTCATCGTCCACGTATCACCGTCCGCCGTGAACTCCTGGGTCATTCCGGAGCCGTCGGACAGATACTTGTGAGCGTCCGCCCGTTTATCGTCACTAACACCTAAAGAGAAAGCATGGAGAATAACACCGTTGTAATTAAATGCCATATATGTAATAAGTTGCTATCCCACATCTCTCCAACAGATACGTGTGGATGTGCGCTCGCTTATCGCCTAATTCACCTAAAGGGAACACAGGACATCtgaaatattatatgttaatatgatGCTTGTCTAGTTGGTTTTCCACGATCGCTCCAACAGATACTTTAATATTGGCGCAAGGTCGCCTACACGCCTTAAGCGGAAAGCAAAGGAAATAATACGTGAAGAATATTGTTTCatgatttttgatatattgCTTGAGTGGTAAATGGAGGTCATCCTCGATCAGAAACATGAGGGGCTGGTGGAAAAGGAATTACATTTGGAAATTTGATCATCAGTTTACCAAAACTTGGGTATGATGGTGTTTTTATCGTTAAAATGCCACGTTCTGAGCGTCGACTTGCCAATCCTGCCGTCTTATGCACCCTGAACGAAACGCAGCAAATTAAAATCCTGAAATCACGTTTTTGTGTTGGGTCGCTCACGTTTCATGTGAAAAACCTAAAGCATATTGAAATGTACCGTATATTTTTGATAATGCATTGCATGTGTGCGTTATCAAATTTTGACACACATGTCTAAGAATGGACAGCTGCGGACAGAATATCGCTAATGAAGACAatataatagtttaataaaactttattgacTATTTCCTGTACAATTGTAATACATTATACTCtaaagtattaattttgtttgcgtttatataaaaaacaatctaTTTAAGATACTTGAAGAAATAATTTGTCGTATTTGCACCTCATATGTGTTTATCATTCAATGCTGCAACAAATCTCTAGACTGTCCCTCTAAAACGAATTCACGATACAATGTAAGTGTCTCCAAAAATAACTGCTTCGCAGGTGCGATTTACGACTCTGAACGTTTATAAATTCCAATGCACTCCCAAACAGTTTACagattaaaaatatgtatttgttagaGAAAAGCCTAAGAAATGGACTTCCACTAAAAATATATGCGAAGAATAAAGCAGAAATGTTTCACAAAAATGGATCATGATGCTAAACAATTAAGGTGTATCAAGTTTAATTGAGAAATATAAACTCAGCGTCTGGGGAATATGTTTCCAAACTCAAATTCTTCGTCTTCTCGGTTGCCAAGGGAATCGTTTCCTTGATTAGCAATTAGTATCATTCTTGGTTTTAGTAACCAGTTTCAATTAGCTTCGGTTATTGAGTAGATGAAAAAATGATAACTCCAGAAATGCCTTAtcgaaattattatttttttattgccaAGAATGCCTATTCAGTTCGCAACAAGAGTTTTAGTTTACACtgatttattttagctcgagcACGAATACAACTGAATGCTGATATGATATAAATCAATTCCGAGTCCATAAACAGGGCAGACATCAGTTCTTTTGGAGGGGCCATGAAACCGACATCTCCAATACCACTAGACCTCATTAATCATCTTAAAGCGCATTACAATACGGTTTAAGATCTAACCCGACAGTGATGACAACATGAAAGACTGATAAGGAATCAAATGGAATGGGCAAAAGAACAAGAGCGAATCAACCGACAAGACAAGATAAGAAGAGCGGAAGCATACGAAGAACGTACGAATAAAGACGCCAGGCAGAAGTAGGAAGGTAGAACACGAAATGTTACACTGCTAGCGAATGGAAATGCTCGTccgtttttctttaaatctttacatttaatttttccaaaatGATTAAAGGTGGTGCACATAtgccttttttcaaaatttgtttctGGTGAATAGCGTTCTGGCAAATGTGTTTAACGATTCTCGAGTTATGGTCTAAGCGACTAAGAAATTGGCACGCCGTCTACGACTAAGCTATGTCAAAATGATAAGGCTGAGATTAAACCTTTGAAAGCACCAACAAAATGGGACCTTCAATCAGATTCCATCCAGACATGCTCATTTCCCAATTTATGTATAAgcttgttttattcatttttaagggACACAAAATAGGTcgatgcatttttttaatttaatgcattatcatgttttatcatttgacttAGATGATAAAAACCAAAATAAAGCATATGATTAGGTACAAATAGTATAATttaagcctttataaatggaTTTTGTAATTAGTAGCTACGTGGTCACAAATTCCCCACTTCTCCAAGCACCAACATATCGCTAATATTCTAATCTGTTCCTTAAtcttatgcattttttgttcgttttgatgtcattaatgtcaaatgatttaaacacGAAAATGCAGTTAAAACATGCCTCAACCTTTATTGTTCTCCTTTAAAATGGAATCAGTAATATAAACTTCATACTCAGCCAAATCATTATGaagaacatttatattaattagcAGTATTACAGTAATGACAAGCGAGCTTCTATGACCATTATTTCAGCTGTCAATGCCCTTACGGTTGTGCTAATGTACTTCCCACACGCGTATAATGGTCTGTCACTAGGCGTAATCActtgttcatatattttttatttattatgggTCCTAATGGAAATATATAAACGATgttgcatacatgtattaatgattttatatcatataaagCTAATGGGTTATTGAATCGAAACTGGGTACTTTTACATTTTGATGACCAAGCAATAGCATGCAGTCAGTATTTCAAGAATTGCAGCAAATATGCTTTCTGAGGTTTGGCAGGAATGTGGCATTGGCTCTGCAGTTTATTACACATAGGCGTGTTAGCTAGgttcatgatattttttcacttttttaaagtaatttcgATATGAGTGGAGCGAAGGCTCGTGAGTAAAACTTAGCACACATTCACTAAGTAGCTGAGTAGAAAAAGAGTGTTTTACTACCAATATCAATCATATGAAACAttctgaagaagaaaaaatatatattgctttattttggaaaaaaatataaaatttgtcATTATACGCAAGCTTGAAAACAAGATtatattagttataaaaaataaagtatttgattAATTCTGAAAATACTGACTGTACGTATTTACATGTAatgcacatatttgtttttcaaaattcataGTAAAAGTCAGGTATTGACCGAGATTGACGGTGACTACTTTAAGCTCATGACATTAGTGAAGCTGTTTGTGAACAAGAcaataaacacaacaacaaccgCATCATTAATGTCAAGTAGCGAGTCAAAAAGATCGTTAACATCATACTTACCTATTGCCTTCATATATTCTTCAAAGTTTTCCGATTTTTCTATCTTCCATTTTCCAACAACGCTCACCATTCTTTTagataaatgaaaaagaaatcttaaatactaaaacatacacctttttgtaataaaataatttaaacacgTGTGCTTCAGAAAAACCTCCCGGCAAAATGTAGACCAGAAAATAATTCGGTAAAAGCGCAAGGCAGAGTCTAGAACGCTATCCTCTCTATCTCCACAAGCCGAATGTTCAGATATTTATACTGGAAGAGGCGTCTGGTATTTGAGGAATACCTTAGCGCTGTCATGACCAATACTCGGGGAATATGTATTAATCATTCGTGAATTTACCATTAACAGTGTTGACAGGCAGGAGTATGTACCTTAATTTTTTAATTAGTGTTCGAGAGATgtaacataaacattaacaaacaacGCACTCTTCAGAGGTCATATCTTCCCTTTTTCTTTTTGAACTAATAGCAGATAATGAGAGGAATCTAAAACATGATTCTGACAGCATGAACATTAATCCACAAGGAAGTgagttaatattttataattatgatgataatgatgatgataataataataataataataataataataataataataataataataataataataataaaaataaaagttaaaattataaaaataataaaactaataataataataataatgatgataataataataataataataataataataataataataaaaataataataataataataataataataaaagtgaaaataataaaactaattaaacttataataatagtaataataataattaataataataatgataaaaaataataataatataatttataaaaataataataataataataataataataataataataataattattattattaataataataataataaataataataattataataaaaattataagaagaagaagaagaagaagaagaagaagaagaagaagaagaagatgaagaagaagaagaagaagaagaagaagaagaagaagaagaagaagaatcatcatcatcatcatcatcatcatcatcatcatcatcatcatcaatatttaaacatctTTTATGGCATCCAATATATCGAGATACCTGGGGACCCGGACTAATAAGTAAACTAAATGACTGAATTATAAGTATATCATTTGCACTTTGTGCTAATGTTCTTTAATACAACTACAATCGGACATAAAACTAACCTTTTTAACATCTTTCAAGGCCAGATGTTTTGAATAATGATTAAGATTACTCGATTAGTGATTGCAGAAACTATTATTCAGGTtaggtttatttttatttttattttttccacgCAGCATACCCTTTTAAATGTGCCAAATAATATTTGGCCACCAGTTTTAAGGTAGCGTATACATATTCacgtattattattatacatatatgtatatatttagacatttttattttaaaggtttatgttttatctctcatatacaatatataattataaatacctATTTAAAACTTGATTGGACTTGTTTATTGGAATTAACTATTTCTTTCTGTATGGATGCCTCAATAAAGTTTCAACACAGAATATAACTTACACGttcaaataacatcaataatGATTTTTCGTTCGCAATTAACGTTCCGGATGAATGATTCATTGGAAAGTACATGGACAAGCCTAGCCACATGCTGTGAGTTTGTTTACGGtgataaaaacaacagaaattaACCAAAATGCATTCACTggcaaaacatttctttcaaatgatttaaGAGTGCAAAGATTACTCATAATGTCCTTGCCCAACCATGCTGTATTTCACATGAGATGCAAAAAATGTACGTGACACATGGCTTTTCCGAA
Proteins encoded in this region:
- the LOC128232618 gene encoding fatty acid-binding protein, heart-like translates to MVSVVGKWKIEKSENFEEYMKAIGVSDDKRADAHKYLSDGSGMTQEFTADGDTWTMTSSTVMGAKSLTFKLGQAIDSITLDGRKVKVVFSVDGDKLVEKQSGDGFECQHVRQGSGGTLTMTLTGGGQTCIRTFVKS